In Pieris brassicae chromosome 12, ilPieBrab1.1, whole genome shotgun sequence, the genomic window agaaattcatttttattatcgtTTATTTTAGTACTTATGATTTTCCAGTTATAAGATGACTTGTAATATCTTTTGCGAAGGGATAGGAATATCAGGAATTCAGGGTATCAGAAATAGCTTCCATGTaggtgtatttattttttagaaaacaaCAACAACGTTCTGAACAATACTTACCGCatcttatttataagttaaacaatttgtaaaactatatgtataaaactCCAATTTTGTAAACACCAAGATATTGAATGCTCTTATCAAAATTTGACGGAAAcgttcaaaaataataagtgtcaactgtcaaagCACCAAAAAActttacgttttaaatatatcgaaagagtagttttaaattaaataaatatatataaagacatAATAGCTTATTGTTAtcgataaattattcaaaataattttaaatgttatttatttttatagaaacatcTGTCGAAGCAAGTTTGATAGTTAAGTTTCAAAACTTACATAGAAAcctcaaacaaaattatagttCTTACATTCGGTCTTGCGATGCAAATACGATTCAGTTTATGGTATTGACTTTAGGTACCTAAACTTAACTGCATCGCAATTGGATTGTTTTAAGAAAGTTCATGGTACGCCATAACAGAAAAAAGTAAAGTGTTATGTATGATTTCAGTGATGAAGCGATGGCGATTTGGGTAGTATTCTTCTTATAACtggaaaactttttattaaatttgaaagtaTCGTTTGATGTAGTCTTGTGTGTAAAGAATGAATTTACTATTCAGCTTGTGctttattttttgcttttttgtttttttagtatgtttatttattattgtcatgCTTGTGGAGATGTTTCTTTATGTTTCTTATCTTAATCGACATATGGATAACTTGACTTGTGACCTAAGATAGaaattactaatttttttCAAGTGTTTTCGTGCATCATTATCCATATGTACATAATCTGCgattaagataaatattttattatataacagggggaaaacgggcaggaggctcatctgatgttaagtgataccgccgtccATGGACACTAACATTTACAGACGGCgcgcaagtgcgttgtcggtcatttaagaattggcacGCTCTCTTCTTGAAGTAACCTTATTcgtttcggaaatacttcagtgggcagtttGTTGTAAGCGGCAGAAACTACCTTAATAAAATGCtaagttgtggaacgacgaatgttgatatttcgtattttgccttgacgttcaatgatgaaactcaactaTACTATTTATTCGAACAACacatcaaaaatataagaaaataaaatgtgtgcgtCTCGTGACGCAGAAGTAATAACTTAAACTTGAACTATCTAATTCTGTTATATTCCGAGGGTCAACTTCTTCATTCataatcttttttataatcactTTCAAAAACGGTGATAGTTTGAAGTTATATGACCACTGCCAACAGCATGTTTGACGCACACTAAACATTGAGTAGATAGCGGAGAAAGCGTCTGTCGGAAATACGGCTAGCGTTGCGGGTTAGGCTGATACCGTGTAGGAGCCTGATACCGCTGCCGTATGCGTGAGAAGGGAAAGGGAAGCTAGACAGTTACGTAACGTAGGACGTTACGTAACGAAGTGGTTTACACACCTAAAAGAAGTTATCacttctaaaaaaatacaataataaagatCTGCACAAGCATGACAAtagtaaatatacaaacatacTAAAGAAACTCTAAAATCGTAAGAGCTAAGCATAAATCACAAGCATTAGCCCAAGCCTAAGCACAACAAGGAATAAACAGGAGCACAAGCACAATTATAAGAGCACGAAAAAAACGGATGTATTGACAATAATGTAACGTAACATcaactatatttattgtaaatagtggatctagttgtttttaaaactttcttCTTTTCTCCTatacgttattattattatcttgaaTTTAAACCTTAGCAGTACCATAGTATGttcgaaatatattataattactccAAATCATAACGATGCTTTTCAATTAGTTGAACATTTCTATGAGGGAATGTGTTgtttatagaataaaataatatttaattggtaAAGAACAAGTCAAAACTATAAACTAAATACCTTGTTCGATATTTCACTTCTAATTTGTATTGCTTCAGTCGAGCTATCGTTCCAGTCTCTTTAGCAGCTGCGCAATCCTTACATTTTCTAATCCAGTCATTGACGTTTTCGAGACaatgtattcaataaaatatttatagataggATAAAAATCCCTAAAGAATTTGCTCTACTTGAGAAGTAATCTGAAATAtgcatgaaaaatatattcaactaGTATACAATTTCGATCTTGGAGGGTTATTGCTTTtggatatttatatttggttaGGTTTATTGGTTCGGTTATGTTAGTAtgttctttattaaaaatgtttaaaaaaatagtcactgttttgtataaagtaaaaataatccccgtaaataaatgtacaatCTATATAGTCACTGTTTTGtatgaagtaaaaataatccccgtaaataaatgtacaatCCCCAAAATTGGCAACACTGTAACTGCCTCCCTCCGGATATCCAGGTGTACGGCGTCGCACTATACTTGGTTTAAAACACCTTATCTCGCTTTTCTGCCGGTattctgtaacttccaataacGATACCGAGTCCGacgtttatgtatttatatgtattttgaattCCAACATTTACGGCATACTGCCTGTACTTCGTTAGTTCTCCATACGGATAAGGAGAATGTGGATGCTTCAGGATAAGTATTgagaactaaaatatattatttttgattacatTTTGCTGGATACAAGTTATCTAACACTAAATTTCACGGAGATAACGAAAAAACGATTGATTCGTCAtgtttttaaggaaattattttatggcGCTGGACGCCACATCGCTTAAGCGAATTTTCTGTtgaagtgttttattttatatgttaataaattccataagtaataaaattattcaaatttaatgtctTGTTTCGCGAAAAAGGGTGAAGCCGTAAACTTGCtgtgttcaatatttttaacgggAGTCGAAACCTCAGGTTCTATTACTACTTCAGCAATTGTTTAAGCTAGACACATTTGTCATCAGTGTCTTTATAGAAGTTATTGTAACATcgaacataaatatatttttataaaataaaataatggaggaggtatatagaatatattatgtttataagaggtttatatatatagaatatattaagtttatatatttcaataattgtattttatatttcaatttcaaaacaattaatattgcttaaaaatttaatctacatattattactttttttcaaCATATAAAACGAGTATTTGCACGTTAAAGACAAAATCGTTAGaagattttttgtaattgtacTTTTTAGTGTCAAACATCTGCATTTCTTGACTTaagtctataaaaaaatcgtcaAATAACTCATCCGGGATCTTGAAAGGCACCACAGACATTATTCCACCTGAAAATAGTAGTACATTAGACAGCACACAAAAGTGATCAACACTAAAAGAGTATGCCTACCATACCGTGTCGTACCATAAACTGTGGAAAACATGCTCTTTTATATGGTTGAtagtacatacatacacagtGTACATTCGTGGCTTAtgtttgagttttttttgctaatattttctaagtctaaagttgataaaaaaattcccGAATTTGTTACCGTGTCTATTTTCTCATTCGACAACAAAACGTACCTTTTAATTTCTCTAGATTTTCGTACTCGTGAAATATCATCTTGAGTTCTAATTTTGTTATAGTAAATCCAATTTTGCCTAGTAACTGTTGCATTTCTTTAAGTGAATCCTGAAAAgaggatatttttaatttaacgcaGTAATTTGAAGATTGTAGATCGTCTAATTACGTTTTTATACCATTTAATCggtagataataattaatggcGATTCTTCTTTCTGATTCTTTAAAGATCTTTTAATCCCCAGGTACGTTCATCGCATACGAGTGTATATGTCACAGTCAACTaacttaattagccgttcaattaacagcctagccgtttaactaacggcctgaaagctattcaataattaataataaaaaataatcattagcTTTTGCTAGagtgaattaaattattttatacatacctGACTGTCATGGTATggagatatatatttttcaacgtCAGTAACCCATGGCTTCCATTTTTCGGCTTTAGCAAGGTTTCTGTATGCGTCGAATAATGATTCTTTTCCTGTGACAATCGCGAAACAACTTCCTTGGTCCTTAAGCATATCGTATATGTTCTGGAACGCAGTTCTGTAAAATCAACAAAAAGATAAGTAAATTGATGTATCcaccgttttttttaataaatacaattttaaaaggtttCCAGTCACCGTCGTATTGTTTGAGGTGtgcgaatataaaataacgatgCTAAACAATGACAAGATTAAACCGCAATGGAGTTTGACTTTACATTAAATCcatgtttaacaaaatatataacctCCAGAATGTACTCAATACTTTAGATTTTTGTAACGTAATTAAGAACAAAATTGTACGAATTAAATGAAAGCATGCCCATTTCTGCAGACTGCAGTCATAGAAGAACTGCAACCTATTCTATCAGCGTGTCAGAAATCCAAAAAGGCgacaattttgtaaaataatgtttcaagAACTTTATATCTcattgcaaaaaaaatattttatttacataagaaacttaatattacacatattacGAACAAGATACACGTCGTCATCAGCCGTTTTAATTTTAGTCTACTAGGCTAATTCTGATATGTTTctttaatgcccttttgaattggttaaacgcgctaatacTACGAATGTTACACGGTAATGGATTAAATAAatgcacaccctcatacttaatagactccttcataaaatactttacaagAAGATTATATTTCACAAAGAAACACAAGTCTCAgtatcaaaattataacaaatcaATTGAAGAAGTGACCAGgttttatataagataatattataatgcattaaaaatacatctaTGTTTCTCACATTTATAACTAATCTAGACATCTGTTAACCAGCTAGCCGTAAATTACGTTTCACCGTAAATTGTAGACCGCTTTACACTGGATCGTTTTCTTGTTATGTCTGTATTTCTATCAGATTTTTGTGTTCTGCTTTGAATATTcgtgttataattaaatgtgcTTAAAACCGAAGATCCAAGTATGACTAGTCATAATAAATGGCATCCGTTCAGGAGTACAATAAATGATCATCgaccccctcgccatattgtAGGCCAAGACGCCTACGCATGGTAGCAACCACAAGCAATGACATGTAATGATTGGATAAAATGATATATTCTGTGGGCGTATTTGCTATTAAACGGATCGACGAACATTCATCGTAAGAAAAAGAGACTGCTATGTAACGTTTATATAGTAAAGTTGGAACCTTTTcgaatatattatgtattccatctttgccTATATCTTTAGTATCGTGCTGTtttgttacatataatttatgttagctataggattatgaaataaatattgaaattgtatGGGAACACATACGAGCTGTATATACGAATATTTGAGGAAACTGTCGATAAGTTCGTTTAACCTCAGTTATGTTTGCTTTCAGCATAATACCTAAATGCTTGAAGATTAATTACACTACATAACTATCAAGAAATAATTGAGACGGAAAGGTAAGGCgcaaaagtttattaataatttgtactatatgtaaaaaaaaatcctttttttaaaattgtctgtaaatcatgaaacagatacagaaatctgaggttcctgacctaaaaaggttgtggcgccattgtttaaattttttttaatctcatcCATAAGGTTGTGGGATCGATTCCCAGCTGTAGAAcaatagactttctgtcttggtgcgcatttaacaagCGCTCGTAGCATGGTATgcctttaaaaaatgaaaatgatcAAATAAACGCCATGTCCAGTAAATACCTTATTGGACATTATTAAACCTGGAAAAAACTTTTTGCACCTTCGGGTGTTTGAAGTCGGTTAACAATCAAACTACATTGGAAGATGCCTCTAAAGGACCATTGTTTATCTTCTACTAAAAGATTTAGCTTAACTTATAACTTGGTGGCTTCATGTccgtatataatattaaaattttagattgTTTACGTAGTAACTCGAGATAGGATAAAATacgttaaataatttgtattatatacaaatcttgtaacttttacatataatattatgatatataattatgtaactttaatttaaaaaaaaaaccatatgtatgtgtatttgaAATAACACACCATAAAAtccactttttaaattaaattacttaagtaCTTCCTATAGCGTTAAAATAAGATGTTACCttcataacaataatttttattaactaattataattgtgATCGTATTTGCGATCGATCATAAAAGTGATCGTTATAAGTTCTAATTGAATGACTGATTATAGTGtgtgttaaaatttatcatttctaaacacatattatatacattaccaACCTATCTCGTATCTATAttccaaaacaattattttaatattctcaaAGCGATAAAAGTTTAAGTGCGATGGATATGTCAAGGTGTTATGACgcctaaaattatttatgtcaaCCTAAAATCGatttcatgtttatttattaaaaaggttaATTTGGCACTAAtgatatatattcaataaatttagtaaaaaccAAGTTACGGGTTATAGTGCTTTGGGAGGACTGTGATGTTACCTACACACCCAAAAAATGTAAtacgtgtcaggcacagaaaagTAACTACTTAAGGTACAAAATTCAAAAGATCTATAGATGCTGTGATGAAGATATATATACACTCAAATTTATAATTGCGATGTAACTTACTGTTGTTGACGACACCAGTTTAAAGCAAA contains:
- the LOC123717109 gene encoding juvenile hormone acid O-methyltransferase-like, translating into MFNAKLYNESNALQKTNTIKYLEEYKDMINWKKDSSILDIGCGDGSLTLKIFKELIPNCKTMTGCDISEDMIRFANEHYASGRVNFTTLNIEGELPHDLRERFHHVITFFALNWCRQQQTAFQNIYDMLKDQGSCFAIVTGKESLFDAYRNLAKAEKWKPWVTDVEKYISPYHDSQDSLKEMQQLLGKIGFTITKLELKMIFHEYENLEKLKGGIMSVVPFKIPDELFDDFFIDLSQEMQMFDTKKYNYKKSSNDFVFNVQILVLYVEKK